One region of Bactrocera neohumeralis isolate Rockhampton chromosome 5, APGP_CSIRO_Bneo_wtdbg2-racon-allhic-juicebox.fasta_v2, whole genome shotgun sequence genomic DNA includes:
- the LOC126758909 gene encoding apoptosis-inducing factor 3-like isoform X4 encodes MNSLARRCVSILSTQLLVQQQKQQKLLSVFRSQLNNHYQKRSTSNRRFCQSTNKPRKQQQVHTLYKNLKSTSGTSTAVRMGSANCKEYSTTTSKRIEDVAAKPQDGTYQSTTQDNMSEYTSAVEVCNIEDLKDNEMKAFNFDEDTKVLVVKQDGEITAIGNKCPHYGAPLHTGALGHGRVRCPWHGATFNTRTGDIEDFPGLDALPCFMVRVENDGKIKLRAKRTDLEKNKRLKDMVKRDKSNQQCVVVIGGGPAAATCVEALRQEGFSGRIVMLCREPYLPYDRIKLSKGLGIPINTLEYRNADFYAQYGIETLIGVEATKVDTVAKTVQCSNDESIKYDQLFIATGLSARKPPVPGVDLKNVFTLRDYEDSKAILAAVTPETNVVCVGGSFIAMEVAAALANKAKSVTVIFTSDYPFALFGDAVGKLFYDLYREKGIIMKNQSQLSELYGNAEGFVNQVELNNGNKFDCDVVVLGTGSVYNTGFLENSGIHVNRNGSINTDMHLMTNVIDVYAGGDIANAPVFANANQRESVSHIQLAQYHGRVAGLNIAGNIQDLRAVPFFFSLIFGKGMRYAGHGQFSDVLIKGDLENFKFVAYYLDNYGNVVAVLTIGHDPVVAQFAELLSQGKRLHRSHIENGENHLNWTHWLDEKKSRTPCEC; translated from the exons GAATTCATTAGCACGCCGTTGTGTCAGCATCCTATCGACACAATTATTagtgcagcaacaaaaacaacagaaactTCTGTCAGTCTTTAGAAGTCAGCTAAACAATCACTACCAGAAAAGGTCAACATCTAACCGAAG GTTTTGCCAGTCAACAAACAAACcgcgcaaacaacaacaagtacataCGTTGtataaaaatcttaaatcaACAAGTGGAACATCAACAGCTGTTAGAATGGGCTCAGCAAATTGTAAAGAATATTCAACAACAACTTCGAAAAGGATTGAGGATGTTGCTGCTAAACCGCAGGACG GCACCTATCAGTCTACAACCCAAGACAACATGTCGGAATACACGAGCGCTGTAGAGGTCTGCAACATCGAAGATCTGAAGGATAATGAAATGAAAGCGTTCAACTTCGATGAAGACACTAAAGTGTTGGTGGTAAAGCAGGACGGTGAGATAACAGCGATTGGTAATAAGTGTCCGCATTATGGCGCACCCTTGCATACCGGCGCTTTGGGTCATGGACGCGTACGTTGCCCTTGGCATGGCGCCACTTTCAATACGCGCACCGGCGATATTGAAGACTTTCCGGGCTTGGACGCGTTGCCCTGTTTTATGGTGCGCGTGGAAAATGATGGTAAAATAAAGCTGCGTGCTAAGCGCACGGACTTGGAGAAGAACAAGCGCCTCAAGGATATGGTGAAGCGCGATAAGTCTAACCAGCAATGCGTCGTCGTTATTGGTGGTGGGCCAGCAGCTGCCACGTGCGTGGAGGCCTTGCGCCAAGAGGGCTTTAGCGGACGCATCGTTATGTTGTGTCGCGAACCGTATTTGCCTTATGATCGCATAAAGCTCTCCAAAGGCCTAGGAATACCCATTAAtacgttggaatatcggaatgCGGACTTCTATGCACAATACGGCATTGAGACGCTAATTGGTGTAGAAGCGACTAAGGTTGATACCGTGGCGAAAACTGTGCAATGCTCCAATGACGAATCGATCAAATATGATCAACTCTTTATCGCTACCGGTTTGAGTGCCAGAAAACCGCCTGTACCGGGAGTCGATTTGAAAAACGTCTTCACATTGCGTGACTATGAAGACTCAAAGGCAATATTGGCAGCAGTAACACCGGAGACAAATGTGGTCTGCGTGGGTGGAAGCTTTATTGCAATGGAAGTGGCTGCAGCGCTGGCCAACAAAGCAAAGTCG GTCACTGTGATATTTACTAGTGATTATCCATTTGCCTTATTCGGCGATGCCGTCGGAAAACTTTTCTACGATCTGTATCGTGAAAAAGGTATCATAATGAAAAATCAAAGTCAACTTTCCGAATTGTACGGTAATGCCGAAGGTTTTGTGAACCAAGTAGAACTAAATAACGGTAACAAATTTGATTGCGATGTCGTCGTTCTGGGCACTGGTTCGGTTTATAATACTGGTTTCTTGGAAAACTCCGGTATTCATGTAAATCGCAATGGTTCCATCAACACCGACATGCATCTGATGACAAATGTGATTGATGTCTATGCCGGCGGTGACATTGCCAATGCACCAGTTTTTGCGAATGCGAATCAACGCGAAAGCGTTAGTCACATACAATTGGCACAATATCATGGACGTGTGGCGGGACTCAATATTGCCGGCAACATTCAGGATCTACGCGCAGTGCCCTTCTTCTTCTCACTTATTTTCGGTAAGGGAATGCGTTATGCTGGACATGGTCAATTTTCCGACGTGCTGATTAAGGGTGATTTGGAGAACTTCAAGTTCGTTGCTTACTATCTTGATAACTATGGTAATGTGGTGGCAGTTCTGACAATTGGTCACGATCCGGTAGTGGCGCAATTCGCCGAGCTGCTTAGCCAGGGCAAGCGTTTGCATCGCTCACATATCGAGAACGGTGAAAATCACTTGAACTGGACGCATTGGTTGGATGAGAAAAAGTCGCGGACACCCTGTGAATGCTGA
- the LOC126758909 gene encoding apoptosis-inducing factor 3-like isoform X3, with protein MNSLARRCVSILSTQLLVQQQKQQKLLSVFRSQLNNHYQKRSTSNRRFCQSTNKPRKQQQVHTLYKNLKSTSGTSTAVRMGSANCKEYSTTTSKRIEDVAAKPQDGTYQSTTQDNMSEYTSAVEVCNIEDLKDNEMKAFNFDEDTKVLVVKQDGEITAIGNKCPHYGAPLHTGALGHGRVRCPWHGATFNTRTGDIEDFPGLDALPCFMVRVENDGKIKLRAKRTDLEKNKRLKDMVKRDKSNQQCVVVIGGGPAAATCVEALRQEGFSGRIVMLCREPYLPYDRIKLSKGLGIPINTLEYRNADFYAQYGIETLIGVEATKVDTVAKTVQCSNDESIKYDQLFIATGLSARKPPVPGVDLKNVFTLRDYEDSKAILAAVTPETNVVCVGGSFIAMEVAAALANKAKSVTVIFTSDYPFALFGDAVGKLFYDLYREKGIIMKNQSQLSELYGNAEGFVNQVELNNGNKFDCDVVVLGTGSVYNTGFLENSGIHVNRNGSINTDMHLMTNVIDVYAGGDIANAPVFANANQRESVSHIQLAQYHGRVAGLNIAGNIQDLRAVPFFFSLIFGKGMRYAGHGQFSDVLIKGDLENFKFVAYYLDNYGNVVAVLTIGHDPVVAQFAELLSQGKRLHRSHIENGENHLNWTHWLDEKKSRTPCEC; from the exons AT GAATTCATTAGCACGCCGTTGTGTCAGCATCCTATCGACACAATTATTagtgcagcaacaaaaacaacagaaactTCTGTCAGTCTTTAGAAGTCAGCTAAACAATCACTACCAGAAAAGGTCAACATCTAACCGAAG GTTTTGCCAGTCAACAAACAAACcgcgcaaacaacaacaagtacataCGTTGtataaaaatcttaaatcaACAAGTGGAACATCAACAGCTGTTAGAATGGGCTCAGCAAATTGTAAAGAATATTCAACAACAACTTCGAAAAGGATTGAGGATGTTGCTGCTAAACCGCAGGACG GCACCTATCAGTCTACAACCCAAGACAACATGTCGGAATACACGAGCGCTGTAGAGGTCTGCAACATCGAAGATCTGAAGGATAATGAAATGAAAGCGTTCAACTTCGATGAAGACACTAAAGTGTTGGTGGTAAAGCAGGACGGTGAGATAACAGCGATTGGTAATAAGTGTCCGCATTATGGCGCACCCTTGCATACCGGCGCTTTGGGTCATGGACGCGTACGTTGCCCTTGGCATGGCGCCACTTTCAATACGCGCACCGGCGATATTGAAGACTTTCCGGGCTTGGACGCGTTGCCCTGTTTTATGGTGCGCGTGGAAAATGATGGTAAAATAAAGCTGCGTGCTAAGCGCACGGACTTGGAGAAGAACAAGCGCCTCAAGGATATGGTGAAGCGCGATAAGTCTAACCAGCAATGCGTCGTCGTTATTGGTGGTGGGCCAGCAGCTGCCACGTGCGTGGAGGCCTTGCGCCAAGAGGGCTTTAGCGGACGCATCGTTATGTTGTGTCGCGAACCGTATTTGCCTTATGATCGCATAAAGCTCTCCAAAGGCCTAGGAATACCCATTAAtacgttggaatatcggaatgCGGACTTCTATGCACAATACGGCATTGAGACGCTAATTGGTGTAGAAGCGACTAAGGTTGATACCGTGGCGAAAACTGTGCAATGCTCCAATGACGAATCGATCAAATATGATCAACTCTTTATCGCTACCGGTTTGAGTGCCAGAAAACCGCCTGTACCGGGAGTCGATTTGAAAAACGTCTTCACATTGCGTGACTATGAAGACTCAAAGGCAATATTGGCAGCAGTAACACCGGAGACAAATGTGGTCTGCGTGGGTGGAAGCTTTATTGCAATGGAAGTGGCTGCAGCGCTGGCCAACAAAGCAAAGTCG GTCACTGTGATATTTACTAGTGATTATCCATTTGCCTTATTCGGCGATGCCGTCGGAAAACTTTTCTACGATCTGTATCGTGAAAAAGGTATCATAATGAAAAATCAAAGTCAACTTTCCGAATTGTACGGTAATGCCGAAGGTTTTGTGAACCAAGTAGAACTAAATAACGGTAACAAATTTGATTGCGATGTCGTCGTTCTGGGCACTGGTTCGGTTTATAATACTGGTTTCTTGGAAAACTCCGGTATTCATGTAAATCGCAATGGTTCCATCAACACCGACATGCATCTGATGACAAATGTGATTGATGTCTATGCCGGCGGTGACATTGCCAATGCACCAGTTTTTGCGAATGCGAATCAACGCGAAAGCGTTAGTCACATACAATTGGCACAATATCATGGACGTGTGGCGGGACTCAATATTGCCGGCAACATTCAGGATCTACGCGCAGTGCCCTTCTTCTTCTCACTTATTTTCGGTAAGGGAATGCGTTATGCTGGACATGGTCAATTTTCCGACGTGCTGATTAAGGGTGATTTGGAGAACTTCAAGTTCGTTGCTTACTATCTTGATAACTATGGTAATGTGGTGGCAGTTCTGACAATTGGTCACGATCCGGTAGTGGCGCAATTCGCCGAGCTGCTTAGCCAGGGCAAGCGTTTGCATCGCTCACATATCGAGAACGGTGAAAATCACTTGAACTGGACGCATTGGTTGGATGAGAAAAAGTCGCGGACACCCTGTGAATGCTGA
- the LOC126758909 gene encoding apoptosis-inducing factor 3-like isoform X1, with protein MMFHINKNSLARRCVSILSTQLLVQQQKQQKLLSVFRSQLNNHYQKRSTSNRRFCQSTNKPRKQQQVHTLYKNLKSTSGTSTAVRMGSANCKEYSTTTSKRIEDVAAKPQDGTYQSTTQDNMSEYTSAVEVCNIEDLKDNEMKAFNFDEDTKVLVVKQDGEITAIGNKCPHYGAPLHTGALGHGRVRCPWHGATFNTRTGDIEDFPGLDALPCFMVRVENDGKIKLRAKRTDLEKNKRLKDMVKRDKSNQQCVVVIGGGPAAATCVEALRQEGFSGRIVMLCREPYLPYDRIKLSKGLGIPINTLEYRNADFYAQYGIETLIGVEATKVDTVAKTVQCSNDESIKYDQLFIATGLSARKPPVPGVDLKNVFTLRDYEDSKAILAAVTPETNVVCVGGSFIAMEVAAALANKAKSVTVIFTSDYPFALFGDAVGKLFYDLYREKGIIMKNQSQLSELYGNAEGFVNQVELNNGNKFDCDVVVLGTGSVYNTGFLENSGIHVNRNGSINTDMHLMTNVIDVYAGGDIANAPVFANANQRESVSHIQLAQYHGRVAGLNIAGNIQDLRAVPFFFSLIFGKGMRYAGHGQFSDVLIKGDLENFKFVAYYLDNYGNVVAVLTIGHDPVVAQFAELLSQGKRLHRSHIENGENHLNWTHWLDEKKSRTPCEC; from the exons ATGATGTTTCACATAAATAA GAATTCATTAGCACGCCGTTGTGTCAGCATCCTATCGACACAATTATTagtgcagcaacaaaaacaacagaaactTCTGTCAGTCTTTAGAAGTCAGCTAAACAATCACTACCAGAAAAGGTCAACATCTAACCGAAG GTTTTGCCAGTCAACAAACAAACcgcgcaaacaacaacaagtacataCGTTGtataaaaatcttaaatcaACAAGTGGAACATCAACAGCTGTTAGAATGGGCTCAGCAAATTGTAAAGAATATTCAACAACAACTTCGAAAAGGATTGAGGATGTTGCTGCTAAACCGCAGGACG GCACCTATCAGTCTACAACCCAAGACAACATGTCGGAATACACGAGCGCTGTAGAGGTCTGCAACATCGAAGATCTGAAGGATAATGAAATGAAAGCGTTCAACTTCGATGAAGACACTAAAGTGTTGGTGGTAAAGCAGGACGGTGAGATAACAGCGATTGGTAATAAGTGTCCGCATTATGGCGCACCCTTGCATACCGGCGCTTTGGGTCATGGACGCGTACGTTGCCCTTGGCATGGCGCCACTTTCAATACGCGCACCGGCGATATTGAAGACTTTCCGGGCTTGGACGCGTTGCCCTGTTTTATGGTGCGCGTGGAAAATGATGGTAAAATAAAGCTGCGTGCTAAGCGCACGGACTTGGAGAAGAACAAGCGCCTCAAGGATATGGTGAAGCGCGATAAGTCTAACCAGCAATGCGTCGTCGTTATTGGTGGTGGGCCAGCAGCTGCCACGTGCGTGGAGGCCTTGCGCCAAGAGGGCTTTAGCGGACGCATCGTTATGTTGTGTCGCGAACCGTATTTGCCTTATGATCGCATAAAGCTCTCCAAAGGCCTAGGAATACCCATTAAtacgttggaatatcggaatgCGGACTTCTATGCACAATACGGCATTGAGACGCTAATTGGTGTAGAAGCGACTAAGGTTGATACCGTGGCGAAAACTGTGCAATGCTCCAATGACGAATCGATCAAATATGATCAACTCTTTATCGCTACCGGTTTGAGTGCCAGAAAACCGCCTGTACCGGGAGTCGATTTGAAAAACGTCTTCACATTGCGTGACTATGAAGACTCAAAGGCAATATTGGCAGCAGTAACACCGGAGACAAATGTGGTCTGCGTGGGTGGAAGCTTTATTGCAATGGAAGTGGCTGCAGCGCTGGCCAACAAAGCAAAGTCG GTCACTGTGATATTTACTAGTGATTATCCATTTGCCTTATTCGGCGATGCCGTCGGAAAACTTTTCTACGATCTGTATCGTGAAAAAGGTATCATAATGAAAAATCAAAGTCAACTTTCCGAATTGTACGGTAATGCCGAAGGTTTTGTGAACCAAGTAGAACTAAATAACGGTAACAAATTTGATTGCGATGTCGTCGTTCTGGGCACTGGTTCGGTTTATAATACTGGTTTCTTGGAAAACTCCGGTATTCATGTAAATCGCAATGGTTCCATCAACACCGACATGCATCTGATGACAAATGTGATTGATGTCTATGCCGGCGGTGACATTGCCAATGCACCAGTTTTTGCGAATGCGAATCAACGCGAAAGCGTTAGTCACATACAATTGGCACAATATCATGGACGTGTGGCGGGACTCAATATTGCCGGCAACATTCAGGATCTACGCGCAGTGCCCTTCTTCTTCTCACTTATTTTCGGTAAGGGAATGCGTTATGCTGGACATGGTCAATTTTCCGACGTGCTGATTAAGGGTGATTTGGAGAACTTCAAGTTCGTTGCTTACTATCTTGATAACTATGGTAATGTGGTGGCAGTTCTGACAATTGGTCACGATCCGGTAGTGGCGCAATTCGCCGAGCTGCTTAGCCAGGGCAAGCGTTTGCATCGCTCACATATCGAGAACGGTGAAAATCACTTGAACTGGACGCATTGGTTGGATGAGAAAAAGTCGCGGACACCCTGTGAATGCTGA
- the LOC126758909 gene encoding apoptosis-inducing factor 3-like isoform X7: MSGTYQSTTQDNMSEYTSAVEVCNIEDLKDNEMKAFNFDEDTKVLVVKQDGEITAIGNKCPHYGAPLHTGALGHGRVRCPWHGATFNTRTGDIEDFPGLDALPCFMVRVENDGKIKLRAKRTDLEKNKRLKDMVKRDKSNQQCVVVIGGGPAAATCVEALRQEGFSGRIVMLCREPYLPYDRIKLSKGLGIPINTLEYRNADFYAQYGIETLIGVEATKVDTVAKTVQCSNDESIKYDQLFIATGLSARKPPVPGVDLKNVFTLRDYEDSKAILAAVTPETNVVCVGGSFIAMEVAAALANKAKSVTVIFTSDYPFALFGDAVGKLFYDLYREKGIIMKNQSQLSELYGNAEGFVNQVELNNGNKFDCDVVVLGTGSVYNTGFLENSGIHVNRNGSINTDMHLMTNVIDVYAGGDIANAPVFANANQRESVSHIQLAQYHGRVAGLNIAGNIQDLRAVPFFFSLIFGKGMRYAGHGQFSDVLIKGDLENFKFVAYYLDNYGNVVAVLTIGHDPVVAQFAELLSQGKRLHRSHIENGENHLNWTHWLDEKKSRTPCEC, from the exons atgtCTG GCACCTATCAGTCTACAACCCAAGACAACATGTCGGAATACACGAGCGCTGTAGAGGTCTGCAACATCGAAGATCTGAAGGATAATGAAATGAAAGCGTTCAACTTCGATGAAGACACTAAAGTGTTGGTGGTAAAGCAGGACGGTGAGATAACAGCGATTGGTAATAAGTGTCCGCATTATGGCGCACCCTTGCATACCGGCGCTTTGGGTCATGGACGCGTACGTTGCCCTTGGCATGGCGCCACTTTCAATACGCGCACCGGCGATATTGAAGACTTTCCGGGCTTGGACGCGTTGCCCTGTTTTATGGTGCGCGTGGAAAATGATGGTAAAATAAAGCTGCGTGCTAAGCGCACGGACTTGGAGAAGAACAAGCGCCTCAAGGATATGGTGAAGCGCGATAAGTCTAACCAGCAATGCGTCGTCGTTATTGGTGGTGGGCCAGCAGCTGCCACGTGCGTGGAGGCCTTGCGCCAAGAGGGCTTTAGCGGACGCATCGTTATGTTGTGTCGCGAACCGTATTTGCCTTATGATCGCATAAAGCTCTCCAAAGGCCTAGGAATACCCATTAAtacgttggaatatcggaatgCGGACTTCTATGCACAATACGGCATTGAGACGCTAATTGGTGTAGAAGCGACTAAGGTTGATACCGTGGCGAAAACTGTGCAATGCTCCAATGACGAATCGATCAAATATGATCAACTCTTTATCGCTACCGGTTTGAGTGCCAGAAAACCGCCTGTACCGGGAGTCGATTTGAAAAACGTCTTCACATTGCGTGACTATGAAGACTCAAAGGCAATATTGGCAGCAGTAACACCGGAGACAAATGTGGTCTGCGTGGGTGGAAGCTTTATTGCAATGGAAGTGGCTGCAGCGCTGGCCAACAAAGCAAAGTCG GTCACTGTGATATTTACTAGTGATTATCCATTTGCCTTATTCGGCGATGCCGTCGGAAAACTTTTCTACGATCTGTATCGTGAAAAAGGTATCATAATGAAAAATCAAAGTCAACTTTCCGAATTGTACGGTAATGCCGAAGGTTTTGTGAACCAAGTAGAACTAAATAACGGTAACAAATTTGATTGCGATGTCGTCGTTCTGGGCACTGGTTCGGTTTATAATACTGGTTTCTTGGAAAACTCCGGTATTCATGTAAATCGCAATGGTTCCATCAACACCGACATGCATCTGATGACAAATGTGATTGATGTCTATGCCGGCGGTGACATTGCCAATGCACCAGTTTTTGCGAATGCGAATCAACGCGAAAGCGTTAGTCACATACAATTGGCACAATATCATGGACGTGTGGCGGGACTCAATATTGCCGGCAACATTCAGGATCTACGCGCAGTGCCCTTCTTCTTCTCACTTATTTTCGGTAAGGGAATGCGTTATGCTGGACATGGTCAATTTTCCGACGTGCTGATTAAGGGTGATTTGGAGAACTTCAAGTTCGTTGCTTACTATCTTGATAACTATGGTAATGTGGTGGCAGTTCTGACAATTGGTCACGATCCGGTAGTGGCGCAATTCGCCGAGCTGCTTAGCCAGGGCAAGCGTTTGCATCGCTCACATATCGAGAACGGTGAAAATCACTTGAACTGGACGCATTGGTTGGATGAGAAAAAGTCGCGGACACCCTGTGAATGCTGA
- the LOC126758909 gene encoding apoptosis-inducing factor 3-like isoform X2 codes for MYKYLNSLARRCVSILSTQLLVQQQKQQKLLSVFRSQLNNHYQKRSTSNRRFCQSTNKPRKQQQVHTLYKNLKSTSGTSTAVRMGSANCKEYSTTTSKRIEDVAAKPQDGTYQSTTQDNMSEYTSAVEVCNIEDLKDNEMKAFNFDEDTKVLVVKQDGEITAIGNKCPHYGAPLHTGALGHGRVRCPWHGATFNTRTGDIEDFPGLDALPCFMVRVENDGKIKLRAKRTDLEKNKRLKDMVKRDKSNQQCVVVIGGGPAAATCVEALRQEGFSGRIVMLCREPYLPYDRIKLSKGLGIPINTLEYRNADFYAQYGIETLIGVEATKVDTVAKTVQCSNDESIKYDQLFIATGLSARKPPVPGVDLKNVFTLRDYEDSKAILAAVTPETNVVCVGGSFIAMEVAAALANKAKSVTVIFTSDYPFALFGDAVGKLFYDLYREKGIIMKNQSQLSELYGNAEGFVNQVELNNGNKFDCDVVVLGTGSVYNTGFLENSGIHVNRNGSINTDMHLMTNVIDVYAGGDIANAPVFANANQRESVSHIQLAQYHGRVAGLNIAGNIQDLRAVPFFFSLIFGKGMRYAGHGQFSDVLIKGDLENFKFVAYYLDNYGNVVAVLTIGHDPVVAQFAELLSQGKRLHRSHIENGENHLNWTHWLDEKKSRTPCEC; via the exons atgtataaatattt GAATTCATTAGCACGCCGTTGTGTCAGCATCCTATCGACACAATTATTagtgcagcaacaaaaacaacagaaactTCTGTCAGTCTTTAGAAGTCAGCTAAACAATCACTACCAGAAAAGGTCAACATCTAACCGAAG GTTTTGCCAGTCAACAAACAAACcgcgcaaacaacaacaagtacataCGTTGtataaaaatcttaaatcaACAAGTGGAACATCAACAGCTGTTAGAATGGGCTCAGCAAATTGTAAAGAATATTCAACAACAACTTCGAAAAGGATTGAGGATGTTGCTGCTAAACCGCAGGACG GCACCTATCAGTCTACAACCCAAGACAACATGTCGGAATACACGAGCGCTGTAGAGGTCTGCAACATCGAAGATCTGAAGGATAATGAAATGAAAGCGTTCAACTTCGATGAAGACACTAAAGTGTTGGTGGTAAAGCAGGACGGTGAGATAACAGCGATTGGTAATAAGTGTCCGCATTATGGCGCACCCTTGCATACCGGCGCTTTGGGTCATGGACGCGTACGTTGCCCTTGGCATGGCGCCACTTTCAATACGCGCACCGGCGATATTGAAGACTTTCCGGGCTTGGACGCGTTGCCCTGTTTTATGGTGCGCGTGGAAAATGATGGTAAAATAAAGCTGCGTGCTAAGCGCACGGACTTGGAGAAGAACAAGCGCCTCAAGGATATGGTGAAGCGCGATAAGTCTAACCAGCAATGCGTCGTCGTTATTGGTGGTGGGCCAGCAGCTGCCACGTGCGTGGAGGCCTTGCGCCAAGAGGGCTTTAGCGGACGCATCGTTATGTTGTGTCGCGAACCGTATTTGCCTTATGATCGCATAAAGCTCTCCAAAGGCCTAGGAATACCCATTAAtacgttggaatatcggaatgCGGACTTCTATGCACAATACGGCATTGAGACGCTAATTGGTGTAGAAGCGACTAAGGTTGATACCGTGGCGAAAACTGTGCAATGCTCCAATGACGAATCGATCAAATATGATCAACTCTTTATCGCTACCGGTTTGAGTGCCAGAAAACCGCCTGTACCGGGAGTCGATTTGAAAAACGTCTTCACATTGCGTGACTATGAAGACTCAAAGGCAATATTGGCAGCAGTAACACCGGAGACAAATGTGGTCTGCGTGGGTGGAAGCTTTATTGCAATGGAAGTGGCTGCAGCGCTGGCCAACAAAGCAAAGTCG GTCACTGTGATATTTACTAGTGATTATCCATTTGCCTTATTCGGCGATGCCGTCGGAAAACTTTTCTACGATCTGTATCGTGAAAAAGGTATCATAATGAAAAATCAAAGTCAACTTTCCGAATTGTACGGTAATGCCGAAGGTTTTGTGAACCAAGTAGAACTAAATAACGGTAACAAATTTGATTGCGATGTCGTCGTTCTGGGCACTGGTTCGGTTTATAATACTGGTTTCTTGGAAAACTCCGGTATTCATGTAAATCGCAATGGTTCCATCAACACCGACATGCATCTGATGACAAATGTGATTGATGTCTATGCCGGCGGTGACATTGCCAATGCACCAGTTTTTGCGAATGCGAATCAACGCGAAAGCGTTAGTCACATACAATTGGCACAATATCATGGACGTGTGGCGGGACTCAATATTGCCGGCAACATTCAGGATCTACGCGCAGTGCCCTTCTTCTTCTCACTTATTTTCGGTAAGGGAATGCGTTATGCTGGACATGGTCAATTTTCCGACGTGCTGATTAAGGGTGATTTGGAGAACTTCAAGTTCGTTGCTTACTATCTTGATAACTATGGTAATGTGGTGGCAGTTCTGACAATTGGTCACGATCCGGTAGTGGCGCAATTCGCCGAGCTGCTTAGCCAGGGCAAGCGTTTGCATCGCTCACATATCGAGAACGGTGAAAATCACTTGAACTGGACGCATTGGTTGGATGAGAAAAAGTCGCGGACACCCTGTGAATGCTGA